In a single window of the Candidatus Cybelea sp. genome:
- a CDS encoding 3D domain-containing protein: MIGRVLCAAFLGTALAVSPAWAAAPTDQPVAAGVTWHGNGLISWERVERRSIAPKTITRFNSSLQPGTSKVIARGHAGLREVRVEYLQRDGGRVRATIVSSVVIRPAKPRILAQAIGASALAAFEARGISQMAELARGAMLMFATAYTAGSAGGSGMTAIGRRAGYGIVAVDPRVIPLGTHLYIPGYGIAVAGDTGGDIVGRRIDLGFDTLGAAMAFGRRAVTVYRLK, translated from the coding sequence TTGATCGGACGCGTACTCTGTGCCGCTTTCCTGGGCACCGCCCTCGCGGTGAGCCCTGCCTGGGCGGCCGCACCAACTGACCAGCCCGTCGCGGCCGGCGTCACCTGGCACGGCAACGGCCTCATCAGCTGGGAGCGAGTCGAACGGCGTTCGATCGCCCCGAAGACTATCACCCGCTTCAACTCGTCCCTCCAGCCCGGCACTTCCAAAGTCATCGCCCGCGGTCACGCTGGTTTGCGCGAAGTTCGCGTCGAGTATTTACAGCGCGACGGTGGGCGTGTGCGCGCTACGATCGTTTCGTCAGTCGTAATTCGGCCTGCAAAGCCGCGCATTTTGGCGCAAGCCATCGGTGCGTCGGCGCTGGCAGCGTTTGAAGCGCGCGGCATCTCGCAGATGGCGGAGCTCGCGCGCGGCGCGATGCTGATGTTCGCGACGGCGTACACCGCCGGAAGTGCGGGAGGAAGCGGGATGACCGCGATCGGACGGCGCGCGGGTTACGGAATCGTCGCCGTCGATCCGAGAGTGATCCCGTTGGGGACTCACCTTTACATTCCAGGTTACGGAATCGCCGTTGCAGGCGACACCGGCGGCGATATCGTCGGCCGGCGGATCGATCTCGGCTTCGACACGCTCGGCGCGGCGATGGCCTTTGGCCGGCGCGCCGTTACCGTTTATCGTTTGAAGTAA
- a CDS encoding glycosyltransferase gives MERLRVGLFTEIYRPVVNGVVASVETLAQGLQLAGHEVFCFAPRMAGATGSESRIVRIPSLPLPATPYRLTLPLISRREVKSVIERLSVVHVHSPFITGWMGMRYARRYGMPLIYTYHTQLEAYAHYVPFEANATRFAASQLTRRFANLADAVIAPTPAMAARLRELGVTVRVETVPSGIDVARFAAGRRSEELRRQAGARNGSRLFLYVGRLAKEKNIEILFEALARAGDPEACLAVAGDGPLREELGRRAKSLRLENRIRFLGLVEQARLPDLYASADAFVMPSITETQGIVQAEALAAGLWVIAADAPQNRDVLGAAGVLVAAEPAAFAAALAAVPLLPDPRRAADARAAAARFSVEEQISRTLGLYASLMHPARIA, from the coding sequence ATGGAGCGCCTGCGCGTGGGGCTGTTTACCGAAATTTACCGCCCCGTCGTCAACGGCGTCGTGGCCTCGGTCGAGACGCTGGCGCAAGGCCTGCAGCTGGCGGGCCACGAGGTCTTTTGCTTCGCCCCGAGGATGGCCGGCGCGACCGGTTCGGAGAGCCGGATCGTCCGCATTCCATCACTGCCGCTGCCCGCCACTCCGTATCGCCTCACGCTGCCCCTCATCAGCCGGCGCGAAGTCAAATCGGTCATCGAACGGCTCAGTGTCGTTCACGTTCACTCGCCGTTTATCACCGGCTGGATGGGGATGCGCTACGCCCGCCGCTACGGGATGCCGCTGATCTACACGTACCACACGCAGCTCGAGGCCTACGCGCACTACGTACCGTTTGAAGCAAACGCCACGCGCTTCGCCGCATCGCAGCTGACGCGAAGATTCGCAAACCTCGCCGACGCGGTCATCGCACCGACGCCGGCGATGGCGGCGCGCCTGCGCGAGCTTGGCGTAACCGTGCGCGTCGAAACCGTTCCCAGTGGAATCGACGTCGCGCGCTTCGCCGCCGGGCGGCGCAGTGAAGAACTGCGCAGGCAGGCCGGCGCCCGAAACGGCTCGCGGCTTTTCCTCTATGTCGGACGCCTCGCGAAGGAAAAGAACATCGAGATTCTCTTCGAAGCCCTCGCTCGAGCCGGCGATCCGGAGGCGTGCCTGGCGGTCGCCGGCGATGGTCCGTTGCGCGAGGAGTTGGGTCGCCGTGCGAAGTCGCTTCGGCTCGAGAACCGGATCCGGTTTCTCGGGCTGGTCGAGCAGGCGCGGCTGCCCGACCTCTATGCCAGCGCCGACGCATTTGTGATGCCCAGCATCACCGAGACCCAAGGCATCGTGCAGGCAGAGGCGCTTGCGGCCGGGCTTTGGGTGATCGCCGCCGACGCGCCGCAGAACCGCGACGTGCTCGGTGCGGCCGGCGTACTCGTCGCGGCCGAACCGGCGGCGTTCGCGGCGGCTTTGGCGGCGGTGCCCTTACTGCCGGACCCGCGACGTGCCGCCGACGCTCGCGCCGCCGCTGCCCGCTTTTCCGTCGAGGAGCAGATCTCTCGGACCCTAGGCCTCTACGCTAGCTTGATGCACCCGGCTCGGATCGCTTGA
- a CDS encoding glycosyltransferase codes for METRRSPWCCLAAPTFKIRVALVHDYLNQRGGAERVFARIAQAWPEAPIYTALYDERVSGEAFPAQRIRSSYLARIPLANRYFRALAPFYPRAFESFDLRPFDAIVSSTTAWAKGVRFARTAVHVCYINTVSRFAFAYDEYVGRMMPAAMARPVVDRLAAWDRAAAARPTHFVANSRNVAERIRKYYGRDADVLHCPVDVDRFSVGAGAGDYYIVASRLLPYKRIDLAIEAAALANVPLLVAGTGPAERSLREIARGTTTQMLGYVSDAQLNALIGNARAAVLPGEEDFGLVPLEAAAAGRPAIAYRGGGALETIVEDETGSFFDEPAPESLAAVLRTFDASRFSPQRLRNHARAFAPAQFIERLHAIVDRVYAQRPLA; via the coding sequence TTGGAAACCCGACGATCGCCTTGGTGCTGCCTCGCGGCACCAACCTTCAAGATTAGAGTCGCGCTCGTTCATGATTACCTAAATCAGCGCGGCGGCGCCGAGCGCGTCTTTGCCCGAATCGCGCAGGCGTGGCCCGAGGCCCCGATCTATACCGCGCTCTACGACGAGCGCGTCTCGGGCGAAGCGTTTCCCGCCCAACGTATCAGGAGCTCGTACTTGGCGCGAATTCCGCTGGCCAACCGTTACTTTCGCGCGCTCGCGCCGTTTTATCCGCGCGCCTTCGAAAGCTTCGACCTCCGCCCTTTCGATGCGATCGTCAGCTCTACGACCGCGTGGGCAAAGGGCGTGCGCTTTGCGCGCACGGCCGTTCACGTGTGCTACATCAACACGGTCAGCCGATTTGCGTTCGCGTACGACGAGTATGTCGGGCGCATGATGCCGGCCGCGATGGCGCGCCCGGTCGTCGACCGCCTGGCGGCGTGGGATCGAGCGGCCGCCGCCCGCCCGACGCACTTCGTCGCGAATTCGCGCAACGTCGCCGAGCGAATTCGAAAGTACTACGGCCGCGACGCCGACGTGCTGCACTGTCCCGTCGACGTCGATCGTTTCAGCGTCGGGGCCGGAGCCGGCGACTATTACATCGTCGCGTCTCGATTGCTGCCCTACAAGCGCATCGACCTCGCGATCGAAGCGGCCGCGCTCGCGAACGTCCCGCTGCTCGTTGCCGGGACCGGCCCGGCGGAGCGGTCGCTGCGCGAGATCGCGCGCGGCACGACGACGCAGATGCTGGGCTACGTCTCCGACGCGCAGCTCAACGCGCTGATCGGGAACGCGCGGGCGGCGGTTCTCCCCGGAGAGGAAGACTTTGGCTTGGTGCCGCTGGAGGCTGCGGCCGCCGGACGCCCGGCGATCGCCTATCGCGGCGGAGGTGCCCTCGAGACGATCGTCGAGGACGAAACCGGAAGCTTTTTCGACGAACCCGCCCCCGAGTCGCTGGCCGCGGTCTTACGCACATTCGACGCTTCACGCTTCTCACCCCAGCGTCTGCGTAACCACGCGCGGGCCTTCGCACCGGCGCAGTTCATCGAACGTCTGCACGCGATCGTCGACCGCGTCTACGCACAACGGCCGCTCGCGTAG
- the rsmA gene encoding 16S rRNA (adenine(1518)-N(6)/adenine(1519)-N(6))-dimethyltransferase RsmA, which produces MPSPRTMLARSALRPKKRLGQNFLLSESTANRIAECALDGAAKELSVFEIGAGTGVLTRALLDRGAKLTALEIDPELVEILHSRADLSGAQIVCGDALAFDYGAWAAGKPWRAAGNLPYNIATPLLLRLIEMYGGPDSITVMVQKDVAERFAALPGTRAFGSLSLAVQYAMRVEPLFTVPPQAFYPAPKVYSSVVRLVRRSQPAVQVRDLELFWKVVRGAFAYRRKTLLNSLALATELDRATIARALSSCNFAPELRGERLDLGDFARLADELAKG; this is translated from the coding sequence ATGCCGAGTCCCCGAACGATGCTTGCCCGATCGGCGCTGCGCCCGAAGAAACGCTTGGGGCAAAACTTCTTGCTCAGCGAGTCGACGGCGAATCGCATCGCCGAGTGCGCGCTGGACGGCGCTGCGAAGGAACTCTCCGTTTTCGAGATCGGCGCCGGCACCGGCGTCTTGACGCGCGCGCTGCTCGATCGAGGCGCCAAACTCACCGCGCTCGAGATCGACCCGGAGCTCGTCGAGATCTTGCACTCGCGCGCGGATCTCTCCGGCGCGCAGATCGTCTGCGGCGACGCGCTGGCGTTCGACTACGGCGCGTGGGCGGCCGGCAAGCCTTGGCGCGCCGCCGGCAATCTTCCGTACAATATCGCGACGCCACTGCTGCTGCGTCTGATCGAAATGTACGGCGGCCCGGATTCGATTACGGTAATGGTCCAGAAAGACGTTGCGGAACGTTTTGCGGCGCTGCCGGGTACGCGAGCCTTCGGAAGCCTCTCGCTCGCCGTCCAGTACGCGATGCGGGTCGAGCCGCTATTCACCGTACCCCCGCAAGCCTTTTACCCAGCGCCAAAAGTTTACTCGAGCGTCGTGCGGCTCGTTCGGCGCTCGCAGCCGGCAGTGCAGGTTCGCGACCTCGAACTCTTCTGGAAGGTCGTACGCGGTGCGTTCGCGTACCGGCGCAAGACGCTCCTCAACAGTCTCGCGCTCGCAACCGAACTCGACCGCGCGACGATTGCGCGGGCGCTTTCTTCTTGCAATTTCGCACCGGAGCTTCGTGGTGAAAGACTCGACCTCGGCGACTTCGCCCGGCTGGCCGACGAGCTGGCCAAAGGATAG
- a CDS encoding DNA-3-methyladenine glycosylase, with protein sequence MKLVRLGAQDLPVETKALARALLGCVLVRESEEGTVAGRIVETEAYLPGDPACHAFTGRSPRNATLFGPPHRAYVYQIYGTSFCFNLSSEPDGEGAGVLIRALEPLLGVPLMQRRRGAGEMRDLCRGPGRLCQALAIDRAFDGTDLFADRSLWLARADGVPARVRLSCRIGLTKAAQRRLRFYAAGSPFVSGPARLSPA encoded by the coding sequence GTGAAGCTGGTGCGCCTCGGCGCGCAGGATCTCCCGGTAGAAACCAAAGCGTTAGCACGCGCGCTTCTTGGTTGCGTTCTCGTGCGTGAGAGCGAAGAAGGCACGGTCGCCGGCCGCATCGTCGAAACGGAGGCCTACCTGCCGGGCGACCCGGCGTGCCACGCCTTCACCGGGCGGAGTCCTCGCAACGCCACGCTCTTCGGACCGCCTCATCGCGCCTACGTCTACCAAATCTACGGCACGTCGTTTTGCTTCAACCTTTCCAGCGAGCCCGACGGGGAGGGTGCCGGAGTGCTGATTCGCGCTCTGGAGCCGCTTCTCGGAGTTCCGTTGATGCAGCGGCGGCGCGGCGCCGGCGAGATGCGCGATCTCTGCCGCGGCCCGGGCCGGCTCTGCCAAGCGCTGGCGATCGACCGGGCGTTCGACGGAACCGATCTCTTTGCCGATCGCAGCCTTTGGCTGGCCCGCGCGGACGGCGTTCCCGCGCGCGTGCGACTCAGTTGCCGCATCGGTCTCACGAAAGCCGCACAGCGCCGGCTGCGATTCTACGCGGCCGGGAGCCCGTTTGTTAGCGGACCGGCTCGGTTGAGCCCGGCTTGA
- a CDS encoding DUF2079 domain-containing protein, translated as MRPLYWAVAIFVLVYVALDLNKLYALRYGADLGTYLQTLVNLRHGSSWNYGEWRPHLQVHSSWALLFLVPLVALIPRAETLIVVQVVAIAAAAVPLVLLARELGVSPRAANLLGIAYLLTPSAQGMSYDNFSENVFVPVLACGGALFARRRLVWPTALAALLLAGLKEDEILFVLWLAAASLLWWDRRIGLATGAVALASGLGFWLTERIAGVHPNLPPYGLAVHDVSGKFTLVALLLAPFAFAPLGIGRWLLLGVPMLGEIVFMQPWNYEPSRVGSHYTAPLLAATAVAAAFGMRRWPLTARAMVPCALIVMLLIFNDTVLRPGRWPYIVDWPAYARAVALRDGGRPVLLLRRDEGTWAIAAANPLIRLDPHRDDGALSCPAYDTNARAFFASLAGRAPRALCGGVPVAP; from the coding sequence ATGCGGCCGCTCTACTGGGCCGTCGCGATCTTCGTGCTGGTCTACGTCGCGCTCGATTTAAACAAACTCTACGCGCTGCGATACGGCGCCGACCTTGGCACCTATCTGCAAACCCTGGTAAATCTGCGCCACGGCTCCTCCTGGAACTACGGGGAGTGGCGCCCACACCTTCAGGTGCACAGTTCGTGGGCGCTGCTCTTCCTCGTTCCGCTCGTCGCGTTGATTCCCCGGGCCGAAACGCTGATCGTCGTGCAGGTCGTCGCGATCGCGGCGGCCGCGGTACCGCTCGTCCTTCTGGCTCGGGAACTTGGAGTGAGCCCGCGTGCGGCAAACCTGCTCGGAATCGCCTACCTGTTAACGCCGTCGGCGCAGGGGATGAGTTACGATAACTTCTCGGAGAACGTTTTCGTGCCGGTATTGGCGTGCGGCGGAGCGTTGTTTGCGCGCCGGCGCCTGGTGTGGCCAACGGCGCTCGCCGCGCTTTTGCTCGCGGGTTTGAAAGAAGACGAGATCCTGTTTGTGCTGTGGCTTGCAGCGGCGAGCCTGTTGTGGTGGGATCGTCGCATCGGCCTCGCCACAGGCGCCGTTGCGCTGGCGAGCGGCCTTGGATTTTGGCTTACCGAAAGAATCGCCGGCGTGCACCCAAATCTCCCGCCCTACGGCCTCGCGGTTCACGACGTCAGCGGCAAGTTTACCCTGGTAGCGCTGTTGCTGGCGCCGTTTGCGTTCGCGCCGTTGGGAATTGGACGATGGCTGCTGCTCGGCGTGCCGATGCTCGGCGAAATCGTCTTCATGCAGCCTTGGAACTACGAACCGAGCCGAGTCGGTTCGCACTATACCGCGCCGCTGCTCGCGGCGACTGCGGTGGCCGCGGCCTTCGGTATGAGACGCTGGCCGTTGACGGCGCGCGCGATGGTGCCGTGTGCGCTGATCGTGATGCTGTTGATCTTCAACGACACGGTTCTGCGCCCGGGCCGATGGCCGTATATCGTCGATTGGCCGGCGTACGCGCGTGCCGTCGCGTTGCGGGACGGCGGCCGCCCCGTGCTGCTCTTGCGGCGCGACGAGGGAACCTGGGCGATTGCCGCCGCCAATCCCTTGATCCGTCTCGACCCGCATCGCGACGACGGAGCCCTTTCCTGCCCCGCCTACGATACGAACGCGCGCGCCTTTTTTGCAAGCCTTGCGGGGCGCGCCCCGCGTGCGCTCTGCGGCGGCGTGCCCGTCGCTCCGTGA
- the ftsH gene encoding ATP-dependent zinc metalloprotease FtsH produces MNKHLRSIILIILAVIAVFILVERFVAPSEGETRLDYGAFYQKLEAGQVQSFHATGLNAIGDLSNGTKYSVAVPNLDHTFVDEVYRKVKSGAISFDQQSSAGLLSGLMTLGPLAIMVLLLFFILRQAQGGGSQALSFGRSRAKMLSENRPKVTFADVAGVDEAKEELAEIVDFLKYPKKYQSLGARIPKGVLLLGPPGTGKTLLARAIAGEAGVPFLSISGSDFVEMFVGVGASRVRDLFDQAKKSAPCIVFIDEIDAVGRQRGAGLGGGHDEREQTLNQLLVEMDGFDQNTGVILIAATNRADVLDPALLRPGRFDRQIVVGRADFKGREKILEVHARNKPLGREVSLETLAKRTPGFSGADLENLLNEAALLAARRNKSVIEMIDCDEAIDRVMVGPERRSLVMSHKEKEVTAYHESGHAIVGGLLDKADPVHKVTIIPRGMALGITWSLPEDDRHNRTKEELIAQITMSLGGRLSEEIKFGDVTTGASNDFEKASELARRMVTQFGMSELGPITFGRGAHQVFLGRDIGEERNYSEEVASQIDNEVRKIIESSYQTGKRILNENWAKVERMVASLMEFETVETEEVRAILDDKPYDRERNQEITTTAPDSSNDRPASDETKRAEKPTRFPPKISPEPA; encoded by the coding sequence GTGAACAAGCATCTCCGATCCATCATCCTCATCATCCTAGCGGTCATCGCGGTCTTTATCCTCGTCGAACGCTTTGTTGCGCCCAGCGAGGGGGAGACCCGGCTCGACTACGGCGCGTTCTACCAGAAGCTCGAGGCAGGCCAGGTACAGTCGTTCCACGCTACGGGACTCAACGCCATCGGCGATCTCTCGAACGGGACGAAGTACTCGGTCGCCGTTCCCAACCTGGATCATACCTTCGTCGATGAGGTCTACCGCAAGGTAAAAAGCGGCGCGATCAGTTTCGACCAGCAATCGAGTGCGGGTTTGCTCTCAGGCCTGATGACGCTCGGTCCGCTGGCGATTATGGTGCTGCTGCTCTTCTTTATCTTGCGACAGGCGCAGGGCGGGGGAAGCCAAGCCCTTTCCTTTGGGCGCTCCCGCGCGAAGATGCTCTCGGAGAACCGGCCGAAGGTTACCTTCGCCGATGTTGCCGGCGTCGACGAAGCAAAAGAAGAGCTCGCCGAGATCGTCGACTTTCTCAAGTATCCGAAGAAGTACCAGTCGCTCGGCGCGCGGATCCCCAAAGGCGTGCTGCTTCTTGGGCCGCCGGGCACCGGCAAGACGCTGCTCGCGCGGGCGATCGCCGGCGAAGCCGGCGTGCCGTTCCTCTCGATTTCCGGCTCCGATTTCGTCGAAATGTTTGTCGGCGTGGGAGCCTCTCGCGTCCGCGATCTTTTCGATCAGGCGAAGAAGTCTGCCCCGTGCATCGTCTTCATCGACGAGATCGACGCGGTGGGTCGCCAGCGCGGAGCCGGTTTGGGCGGCGGCCACGACGAGCGCGAACAGACGCTGAATCAACTGCTCGTCGAGATGGACGGCTTCGATCAAAACACCGGCGTCATTTTGATTGCCGCAACCAACCGCGCCGACGTGCTCGACCCGGCGCTGCTGCGCCCCGGCCGCTTCGACCGGCAGATCGTCGTCGGTCGAGCCGATTTCAAAGGCCGCGAGAAGATCCTCGAGGTGCACGCCCGCAATAAGCCGCTCGGCCGGGAAGTCTCGCTCGAGACGCTCGCCAAACGTACGCCGGGCTTCTCCGGCGCTGATCTTGAGAATCTGCTCAACGAAGCGGCATTGCTCGCGGCGCGGCGCAACAAGAGCGTTATCGAGATGATCGACTGCGACGAGGCCATCGATCGCGTGATGGTCGGTCCGGAACGGCGGTCGCTCGTAATGTCTCATAAAGAAAAAGAAGTGACCGCGTATCACGAATCGGGCCACGCGATCGTCGGAGGCCTGCTCGACAAAGCCGATCCGGTACACAAAGTGACGATCATCCCGCGCGGAATGGCGCTCGGCATCACCTGGTCGCTTCCCGAAGACGACCGGCACAACCGGACGAAGGAAGAGCTGATCGCGCAGATCACGATGTCGCTGGGCGGCCGCCTCTCCGAAGAGATCAAGTTCGGCGACGTCACGACCGGTGCGAGCAACGATTTCGAGAAGGCCAGCGAGCTCGCGCGACGGATGGTCACGCAGTTCGGCATGAGCGAACTCGGCCCGATCACGTTCGGTCGCGGTGCGCACCAGGTCTTCCTCGGCCGCGATATCGGCGAAGAGCGAAACTATTCCGAAGAGGTCGCGAGCCAGATCGACAACGAGGTGCGCAAGATCATCGAGTCGTCCTACCAGACCGGCAAACGCATCTTGAACGAGAACTGGGCCAAAGTCGAACGGATGGTGGCCTCGCTGATGGAGTTCGAGACCGTCGAAACCGAAGAAGTCCGAGCGATTCTCGACGACAAGCCGTACGATCGCGAACGCAACCAAGAGATTACGACGACCGCGCCGGATTCATCGAACGACCGGCCCGCAAGCGACGAGACCAAACGCGCCGAAAAGCCGACACGCTTCCCGCCAAAGATCTCTCCGGAACCGGCATGA
- a CDS encoding insulinase family protein has translation MNYARCAAIAAVLAIAPLSAAAAAPAVPAPSVDTVAGATVVQQLDSAASLAGITLLVRAGLDRQTMRENGLAALVAETILRTPVAPSPGDKNTVALEEAIAAHGGSIHFNVDPGDVRFYVEALAEDAPVVLQLLQTAIAAPDLSPATVRSARAALGKQIAESQQVALQVGLDMLYAASAPQANTGLPELGTPASLAQLVPEDVARFYHAYYRRGGALVSAAGRLDSLPAGALASLASALPVGDTAPVAVHVSPLSGAMHEIVAHRDIASPWLIAQYSAPKVDSRDFGPMLVLAAFLRRTISDIAQVPGVVSPTFASRSVGADYVYDRYPSSLVLYVNGGLIANPTRAFATALSVVSVLAATPLQGSIDDFKAVAAGDFAGDATTLESRTWLAAVFSRENASPDFINHALAAIAATTPADVQRVARTYLGNPTIALVLPRGTNLQD, from the coding sequence GTGAATTATGCGCGTTGCGCAGCGATCGCCGCTGTGTTGGCGATAGCGCCGCTCTCGGCAGCGGCTGCAGCACCGGCCGTTCCCGCTCCCAGCGTCGACACGGTGGCGGGCGCGACCGTCGTGCAGCAGCTCGATTCCGCGGCCTCACTCGCCGGCATAACGCTGCTCGTCCGCGCCGGTCTCGACCGTCAGACGATGCGAGAGAACGGTCTGGCGGCACTGGTCGCCGAGACGATCCTGCGCACGCCGGTCGCGCCGTCGCCCGGCGATAAGAATACGGTTGCGCTCGAAGAGGCGATCGCCGCTCACGGCGGTTCGATTCATTTCAACGTCGATCCGGGAGACGTCCGTTTCTACGTCGAGGCGCTTGCCGAAGACGCGCCCGTTGTGCTGCAGCTGCTGCAGACCGCCATTGCCGCTCCCGACCTTTCACCCGCAACGGTACGATCGGCGCGCGCGGCGCTCGGCAAACAGATCGCCGAGAGTCAACAGGTCGCATTGCAGGTTGGGCTCGATATGCTCTACGCGGCGTCGGCGCCGCAGGCCAACACCGGGCTGCCCGAGCTCGGAACGCCGGCCTCGCTCGCTCAGCTCGTTCCCGAGGATGTCGCAAGGTTCTATCACGCGTATTACCGCCGCGGCGGGGCACTCGTTAGCGCCGCGGGGCGCCTCGATTCGCTTCCCGCCGGTGCGCTCGCTTCGCTGGCGAGCGCGCTTCCAGTTGGGGATACCGCTCCGGTCGCCGTGCACGTTTCCCCGCTTAGCGGCGCGATGCACGAAATCGTCGCGCATCGCGACATCGCTTCCCCCTGGCTCATCGCACAGTATTCGGCTCCGAAGGTCGACAGCCGTGACTTCGGTCCGATGCTCGTCCTCGCGGCGTTTCTGCGACGCACGATCTCCGATATCGCTCAGGTTCCCGGCGTCGTCTCGCCGACATTCGCGTCGCGTTCGGTCGGGGCCGACTACGTGTACGACCGGTATCCTTCGAGCCTCGTCTTGTACGTCAACGGCGGCCTGATCGCCAATCCCACTCGAGCATTCGCGACCGCGCTCTCGGTGGTCAGCGTGCTGGCTGCGACGCCGCTGCAGGGCTCGATCGATGATTTCAAAGCCGTCGCCGCCGGCGACTTCGCCGGCGATGCGACGACCCTGGAGTCGCGGACCTGGTTGGCAGCGGTTTTCTCGCGCGAGAACGCGTCGCCGGATTTCATCAATCACGCGCTGGCCGCGATTGCTGCAACGACGCCGGCCGACGTGCAGCGCGTTGCGCGCACCTATCTTGGAAACCCGACGATCGCCTTGGTGCTGCCTCGCGGCACCAACCTTCAAGATTAG
- a CDS encoding type II CAAX endopeptidase family protein has translation MKDSTSATSPGWPTSWPKDSFKGFWTWFLAVSIALLFVFILVLQIVFPPPTKVTAEQLNELLIIQLILDALLVAIVLLALPRLSKRSLRDLGFRVPDGMTLLIALAGAVGMFVAADGTAILINYVFHAAHQQDIVQIFRGLHDRTTIGLFAFFAIVLAPFAEEALFRIFFFNLGLRYGGFWVGAVVSGLLFGVAHGDPFEVIPLALGGMVLCGVYYITRNAYASMISHALFNSISIFALLFAPQLTQ, from the coding sequence GTGAAAGACTCGACCTCGGCGACTTCGCCCGGCTGGCCGACGAGCTGGCCAAAGGATAGCTTCAAGGGCTTTTGGACCTGGTTCCTAGCCGTCTCGATCGCGCTGCTGTTCGTCTTTATTCTCGTACTCCAGATCGTCTTTCCACCCCCGACGAAAGTTACGGCCGAACAGCTAAACGAACTTCTGATCATCCAGCTGATACTCGACGCGCTGCTGGTTGCTATCGTACTGCTCGCACTCCCGCGGCTCTCGAAGCGCAGCCTGCGCGATCTCGGCTTTCGCGTCCCAGACGGCATGACGCTGCTTATCGCCTTGGCCGGCGCCGTCGGAATGTTCGTCGCGGCCGACGGGACGGCAATTCTTATAAACTACGTCTTCCACGCCGCGCACCAGCAGGACATCGTGCAGATATTCCGGGGGCTTCACGATCGCACGACGATCGGGCTCTTCGCTTTCTTCGCCATCGTCCTGGCGCCGTTCGCGGAAGAGGCGCTGTTCCGAATCTTCTTCTTCAACCTCGGGCTGCGCTACGGCGGATTCTGGGTAGGCGCCGTCGTGAGCGGGCTGCTCTTCGGAGTCGCGCACGGAGACCCGTTCGAAGTTATCCCGCTGGCGCTCGGCGGAATGGTACTTTGCGGCGTCTACTACATCACGCGCAACGCGTACGCTTCGATGATCTCGCACGCGCTCTTTAACTCGATCTCGATATTCGCGCTGCTCTTCGCGCCGCAGCTCACGCAGTAA
- a CDS encoding phosphoribosyltransferase family protein has translation MTVARLEHSVGSPIYRADQIAGAVARLAAEIAADHRGQPLVLVGVLKGALCLTTDLARELARRTDGPSTVLVDYVCVERYGFRGARGGQPRLAMDVTLPLAGANVVVVDGIVDQGQTLGFVRALLESRHPAALRTCVLFEKQVPREAEVLIDYLGHPVPNLFAIGYGLDYQELYRNLPCLAELREGQTV, from the coding sequence ATGACCGTGGCACGCCTCGAGCACTCCGTGGGTTCGCCGATCTACCGCGCCGATCAGATCGCCGGGGCGGTCGCTCGCCTGGCGGCCGAAATCGCCGCCGATCACCGTGGGCAACCGCTGGTCCTCGTCGGTGTGTTAAAAGGGGCGCTGTGCCTTACGACCGACCTCGCGAGAGAGCTGGCCCGCAGAACGGACGGTCCGAGTACGGTGCTCGTGGACTACGTCTGCGTCGAGCGTTACGGATTCCGGGGCGCGCGGGGCGGGCAGCCGCGGCTGGCGATGGATGTAACCCTTCCGCTGGCCGGGGCCAACGTCGTGGTCGTGGACGGAATTGTCGACCAGGGTCAAACCTTGGGGTTCGTCCGCGCGTTACTAGAGAGCCGGCATCCGGCGGCCCTACGCACCTGCGTGCTCTTCGAAAAGCAGGTGCCGAGGGAGGCGGAGGTCCTAATCGACTACCTGGGCCATCCCGTGCCGAACCTTTTTGCAATAGGTTACGGTTTGGACTACCAGGAACTCTATCGCAATCTTCCCTGCCTAGCCGAGCTTCGAGAGGGTCAAACGGTCTGA